The Sulfurimonas sp. HSL3-2 genome segment GATTACACACGAATATATCTCTACGGCGGCAATGCACTTGCAAAGCCAAAGTTCATCTATTCAGTTGATGTTTACACAAATGACGGAAATACTTTACTTGCCCACTATTCAATTCCAGAGAGTACAACAAAATATGCATATCTAGAAGATGTTGCCGTTAATACGAAAGTGATGCTGTTTCAATGGAATGCGGAAAATGAACCTAAAGATATTGCATTAATATCAGATGTTTTAACAAGAGAGATCTCTGAACTTGGAGATTAAAATAATGAACTTTTACTTTTTTAAAACATTTTTCTTTTTTCTTTTGATATTTGCTATAACCGGTTGTGCTGCAAAATGGGCTAATATAGACAATACGCCAGCAGATGATTTGAAGATTAAACACGCAAAGTCAAAATGCCATTATGATGAAGAACTATACAACCTCTCTATAAAAATGAATATAAATGATTATCTAAAGTTTCACTTAGATAATCCAAAAGCTGATGAGGCGATAGACAATTACGAAAAGCAAGAGACCTTAAAAGTACATACAAAACTAAATACATGTATGAAGGAAGAAGGTTTAAAAGAACTTGATTAGGCAACTACAAAAGGAAAAAATATGAAAAAAATTAAATTAGGTTTATTGGTTTTAATACCATTTGTATTTCAAGCATGTGTAACAAATAAACATCTTTCAAATGCTGAGATAATTCAAAAATCTACACTTGGATGTCCCAGTCATGATATGACAATTGTGACTATTCCTTCACGAGGTTTGGCTGGTGATGCTCTAGCAATCGCTGCTGTTAAAACTACGGGAAGTGATGGAGGTTTTTCTGATGATTTTTCAAAGTTTTTAAAATTAAATATCAAAAATGTTACAGTAGTATGTTCTAATCCAGAAAAACTAGAAGCTATACTTCTTAATAATTTTAGTTTGTATAAAAATGATGAATTAAAAGATATCAACATCTGTACTATTGGTATCACAAACAGTACAAGGTTAGTCAATGAAGCAAAGAGAACAGGTGCTACAGTGACGTTTGTACAATGAAGATATAGAAAACAAAAAAAAATAATGTATACTCTTCCCGGAATTTGGGATAGGAACTAAACTATATCAAATGTACTAAGATAGTCAAAATGGGGATAATCCTGATGAATAGAGAAATAAGTATAGGTTTTTTTATAATATTGATAATTGCTTCATCAGTTAAGATTTTTTTTAATTACAATATAAATATAAATATTATACGTTGGTCTATTGATTCTACTGTAACCAATATTTATATATTAATTAGTTCTTTTTTAATAGTATTAGGATTAATATTCGTCTCAAAAAATAAAGGGTCAGATAATAACCATCACTAATTTTGTAGTGAAAAATACACCCATGGATTGAATATCCACTTTTACATGTAGACTAAAGAGGCAGATAAACAAAAAATCCGGGGAAAATCCGGGGACAGGATACTTAATTGAAATTCCGCGAAAATCTGGGGACAATTGGAAAATCCGGGGACAATTGGGGAAAATCCGGCAAATTCCGGGGACAGTATACATAATTACAAATTGTCATATATTGAGAGAGGTAGATTTTATTTTTGTATGATAAGATTAAAACAATAATGGGAGTTTTTTATAAAAACAAAAAGCCGGACGACCTAAAAAAGACAAGAATTTCTAATTAATTAGTATCCTGTCCCCGGAATTTGAAAGGAAATAGAATGATAAAAAAAATCAGTCTCTCTAATGAAGAATACACTGAAGTTCACAAAAATACTATGAAAGAATTTGAAAAAGTTACAAAAAAATTTTTGGAACTAGCTGAAATGAAATTAAATTCTTTACAGGTAGAATCAATTCAAAATTTAATTAGTGAGAAAAAATATAACATTGCATTTATGAGATGGCTTGAATTAATTGAAGAATTGAATATTGAGTTGGATGAAAAAGAAGAAATAATTGTGCTTGATTGGTATTCACTTTTAGGTAGATAAATCCATGAAAAAGATACATTTCATTATTTTGATCAAGGAGGTATTGGATTAAGTTGTATAGATTGTAAATTTTGCAATAAAAAGAATATACCTGAAGATTGGCCAACTGATGATTTAAAAAATACACCCCAGGGGTTGAAAATCCACTTTTAACTGGCAACAACACTATGACCTTAAAAACAAACACCTTACATGTAAGCCCTTGGCATTATCTATGTCAATAGAATATTTAAAAATTATAGATTCTCAAAAACAAGTGTATAATAAACTCTAATTTATGCAACCTATGCAAAATATGGAGTGGAGTAGAGAATGCAAAGCAGTAAACTAAGACACTTTTTCGAGCTTATGATACAGGGATTTTTTTGGATCCTTCCTTTGGCAGTCATCACGATGATCGTGCTTTGGCTGTATAAGAAGGTAGACGTACTCGTAGAGGGAGTGTTTAGCCTTGTTGGTTTTCATCCGCAGACGAACCAGTCTTTATGGTTTATCTTGGTCATCTTCACATTTATGGTGCTGCTTTATGTCGTGGGGCATTTTGTCGAGACAAGGCTTGCTGAGTGGACGCAGAACATCTTAAACAAGATACCGGGATATTCTACCATCAAAGACATCATCGGGATATTTAACTCCTCTAAGAAAGGCGAAACGCAGGTGTTGGTAGTCGCCATTAAAGGTTTTGCAGCCGAGGGCTACAATATCGGGCTTATGTACTCTCAAAAAGAGAGCATCATTAAAGAGCATTACACCGTCACACTTTCACAGACGCCCATACCAAACGGCGGGTATATGTTTGAAGTACACAAAGACAACATCTATGTCATAGAAAAAGCGACGTTTGATGACAACCTCCAGTATCTGCTCTCCATGGGTGTTAAAAGTCTGGCAGACATCTTAAAGACAGAACCACGCAATCTCGATGAGCTTACTTCTTTAGACAGATGGCTGGAAGAAAATAAAAAATAGGAGTATCTAAAAAACTGCTCGTTCACCATTTAGTTAAAAAAAAGTATTACAATTTTCTTGTGCGCACTATTTCAATTCAAAAAGGAGATAGAGTATGAAAGTTATACATACGACTTTAATGGCGATGGTTTTAGGCGGTCTTTTAGTAAGTGCCGATGCACAGCAACAAAAGCCTGTAAACGATCCTTTTTACAATGACTTTGTAAAACTGCAAAAAGATATGGACAAGATGTTCATAAACTTTCATCAAAAGTATTTCAATGATGAAAAGTTCTCCGACAATATGGAGATATCCGTAAAAAGCGACTTTAAAGATGACGGCAAACAATATGTCGTCAACATGGATCTGCCGGGATTTGACAAGTCAAACATCAAAGTAAAGACAAAAGAGAATGTTCTTTACGTCAAAGCAAAAAATGATGCAGACACTGAAAAGAAAGATGAGCATTTTTATGAAAAAGAACGCTACAGCGGCAGTGTATATAGAAGCTTCACTCTTCCAAAAGATGCTGATACCGGCAAACTCAAGACAGAATTTAAAAACGGGGTCTTGACCATAGACATCCCTAAAAAATCCTGATTATCCCCTCTTTCGGGGATATTTTTCTGTCTATTCCTCTTTACATGTAATAGACATGTAACAAACAAAAAATACAATGATAAAAATCAACAATGGTGCAGTACTTTGAAAACATCTAGGTTTAAATCTGTGTATAAACAGTTCAAAAAAAAGTTTAAACAGCTGAAGATAGACAAGAGCTCCGACAGTAAACTCAAAGAGTCATACAAGGAGTTAAAAAATGCATATAATGCACTTGAAGAGTATAAAACTGTTTTAGAGAATAAAGTTCAGAAAGAGATAAAAAAGAGACTCGAACACGAGATCCTGATGCTTGAAAAGATCAGGTTTATCACTATGGGAGAGATGATGGATGCAGTCGCTCATCAATGGGTCCAGCCGCTTTCTCTCATCTCGATGTATACCGACGATCTTAAACAAAATATTAAAGACGACACTATCGACAAAAACCATTTTTTAAAGAATCTGGACTCCATAGAAAAACAAAACGAGCATATGGAATCGACACTCAAAGAGTTTAGAAACTTTTTAAGTCCTGTCAATGACGACGACATGTTTAAACTCAATAAAGTAGTCAAAAGCTCTTTAAAACTCTTAGAAGACGAACTAGAATTCGCAGATATAAAGATCCAGTTTAAAAAAGATGAAGAGGTCTCCATAAAAGGAAACGGCAAAGAGTTACAACACGTCATCATAAACATCCTGCACAATGCAAAAGATGCCTTTACCATCAGAGAAAAAGAGGATCGTACCATACGGATATCTACAAAGCAAAAAGAGTCTAAAGTCATGCTTCAGATAGAAGACAATGCCGGGGGCATCGACGTGCTGATGCTTGATAAGATATTTAACCCTTATGTCACTACGAAAAAAGCTTTTGGAGGTTCAGGCATCGGTCTGTATATGAGCAAACTCATCATGGAAAAACACCATGCAGAGATCAGAGTCCAAAACTCTCAAGACGGAGCAGTATTTACTCTCTGTTTTGAGAAGTCATAGAGAGTGTTTTATTAGCTGTTTTTAAAAAGTGTCCCTTTATTATGGACACCTTCCATTAAAAATTCTCTTGCTGCCGAGAGGTCGTAACCGCTGCAGAGAAACATCTTTCTATTCTTGTCAAGAAGATAATCTGCTGCTTTGAGTTTTGTGACGATCCCGCCTGTTGCAAACTCGTTATTTGGTGTATGACTCTGATTTAATGCTTCTTTTGAAATACTATTTACTACTTTTAAAAGCTTTGCATCTTTATTTTCATGAGGATTTGAGTCATAGTAACCGTCTATATCGCTTAAAATAATGAGGATGTCTGAGTTTGTGTGATGTGCGACATGTGCTGAAAGCTGATCATTGTCTCCAAATACCTGATCCGGTGTCGTAGATATATCATTCTCGTTTATAATAGGAAGTATGTCGTTTTCCAGTGTCGTGTCTATGATCTGACGAAATATTTCCGTTCTTTTTCTTGAGTCAAAATCATCTTCGGTCAAAAGTATCTGAGAGATCTCAACCTCAAAGGTATCGAACTTCTTTTTATAACTACTCATAAGGATAGGCTGACCCACAGAGGCCAATACTTTTTTGCCGATCTGTTTTTTTCTGTCCAGTTTTAAAGAGGTGTATCCTGCAGCCACTGCGCCAGAACTCACTAAAATAACATCATATTTTTCTCTGATCTCAGCTATAAGTGTGACTAATTTCAACATCCTCACTTTTGCTATACTGTTTGACTCTGTTAAGACTCCGCTTCCGACTTTTATTACTATTCTTTTCATATTTCCCTTTCATCTTCATCGTAAATAACAGCAGTTCCTGCCAATAGGTCATGAAATGCTCTCTTATCTTTTCGAAATGCAACGATTATAAATCCAAGTAAAAATGGTATCGTTGAGATGATATACCCGAGTGAACGGGTAATAGCTTGTTTATTTGTTATATCATCAAATGTTTTTGCATCTACGATCTTAATTTTGACTATCTTTTTACCGGGAGTGGCACCACGCCATCTTCTCCAAAAAACGATAGTCACAACTAAAACAGATATCTCAAAGATAAGTTCCCACGTAAATGAGGTTTGAGGTTGGTGTGCAAGTGCTGCTGCGGCATTGCCGTTCATCGCATAGATCAAGTTTTGCTGATAGATTGAGAGGTCGAACCAGTTACCGTTACTTAAAAAGTAGATAACCACTGCCACGGGCAGAGCTAAGAAAAGAGTGTCTAAAAAAGAGGCGGTAAATCTTACCCAAAAACCTGCGTATTTTATATTATCCATATGCTAATCTTTTACTTTGTCGGCACCTGCGTAAATGTGCAGATGCCATAAAATTATATATGATAATTAGGAGCTTCCTGAGTGATGATGACATCATGAACGTGACTCTCTTTAAGTCCTGCACTCGTGATCTCTACAAACTCTGCCTTCTTCCAAAAATCTTCTATACTTTTACTTCCGCAGTATCCCATAGATGAACGAAGTCCACCCATCATCTGATGGATGATACCTGCGATGCTTCCACGGAAAGGTACGCGGCCTTCGATCCCTTCAGGAACCAGTTTATCAGCTGCCGTTCCCTCTTGGAAATATCTGTCGTTCGAACCTTTTTGCATCGCACCGATACTTCCCATACCGCGGTATGATTTGTATTGACGTCCTTGGAACATGATAGTCTCACCAGGAGATTCTTCAGTTCCTGCAAGAAGTGAACCTGCCATGATACAGCTTGCACCTACCGCAAGAGCTTTTGCAATGTCACCAGAGTACTTGATACCGCCGTCTGCGATAATAGGCACACCGTGTTTTCTACCTACTTCAGCACATTCATCGATAGCTGAGATCTGAGGAACACCTACACCCGCAACGATACGAGTCGTACAGATAGAACCCGGTCCGATACCGACTTTTACGCCGTCTACACCAGCAGTGATCAATGCTTCTGCAGCTTCTGCAGTCGCTATATTTCCTGCGATGACATCAACGACAAGAGTTTCTTTGATCTTTTTAACAGTGTCGATGATACCTTTTGAGTGACCGTGAGCAGAATCAAGAACAAGTACGTCACATCCTGCATCTACCAATGCTTTTGCACGGTCAAGCTGACCTACACCGATAGCTCCGCCGACTCTTAGTCTGCCGAAGTCATCTTTATTTGCATTTGGATACTCGATGCGTTTTTTGATATCTTTGATAGTCACAAGACCTTTTAAGAACCCGTCTTTATCGATGATAGGAAGTTTTTCGATCTTGTTTTTGTGCATGATATCAGCCGCTTCATCTAAAGATATTCCTTGTGTTGCAGTGATAAGAGGCATCTTAGTCATAACTTCTTTAGCAGTCTTACGCATATCTTTTTCAAAACGCATATCACGGTTTGTAAGGATCCCTAGAAGTTTGTTATGTCCGTCTACAACAGGAACACCCGAGATCTTATACTCGTTCATAAGAGCATCAGCTTCAGCCAAAGTAGCATCAGGATAGACATAGATAGGGTCGATAATGATCCCGCTCTCTGATTTTTTAACTTTTCTGATCTGCTTGCATTGTGTCTCGATATCCATATTCTTATGGATGATCCCGATACCGCCAAGACGTGCCATAGCGATAGCAGCGCGGTACTCAGTTACCGTATCCATCGCAGCTGAAACCATAGGAATATTTAAAGTGATGTTTTTTGTAAGTTTAGTCTCTAGGTTTACCTCTTTTGGTAAAACTTCTGAGTATTGTGGTACTAGTAGTACATCTTCAAATGTTAGGGCGCGTTTACGAATTCTCATGACTATCCTTGTATACGGTAAAAGTAGTGTAGTGTTTATATTTAAAATTATGCGATTATAACTTTTTTGTGGTTAAAAAAAGGTAAAGTGTTTTTTTCA includes the following:
- a CDS encoding DUF502 domain-containing protein — encoded protein: MQSSKLRHFFELMIQGFFWILPLAVITMIVLWLYKKVDVLVEGVFSLVGFHPQTNQSLWFILVIFTFMVLLYVVGHFVETRLAEWTQNILNKIPGYSTIKDIIGIFNSSKKGETQVLVVAIKGFAAEGYNIGLMYSQKESIIKEHYTVTLSQTPIPNGGYMFEVHKDNIYVIEKATFDDNLQYLLSMGVKSLADILKTEPRNLDELTSLDRWLEENKK
- a CDS encoding Hsp20/alpha crystallin family protein; the encoded protein is MKVIHTTLMAMVLGGLLVSADAQQQKPVNDPFYNDFVKLQKDMDKMFINFHQKYFNDEKFSDNMEISVKSDFKDDGKQYVVNMDLPGFDKSNIKVKTKENVLYVKAKNDADTEKKDEHFYEKERYSGSVYRSFTLPKDADTGKLKTEFKNGVLTIDIPKKS
- a CDS encoding HAMP domain-containing sensor histidine kinase, with product MKTSRFKSVYKQFKKKFKQLKIDKSSDSKLKESYKELKNAYNALEEYKTVLENKVQKEIKKRLEHEILMLEKIRFITMGEMMDAVAHQWVQPLSLISMYTDDLKQNIKDDTIDKNHFLKNLDSIEKQNEHMESTLKEFRNFLSPVNDDDMFKLNKVVKSSLKLLEDELEFADIKIQFKKDEEVSIKGNGKELQHVIINILHNAKDAFTIREKEDRTIRISTKQKESKVMLQIEDNAGGIDVLMLDKIFNPYVTTKKAFGGSGIGLYMSKLIMEKHHAEIRVQNSQDGAVFTLCFEKS
- the proB gene encoding glutamate 5-kinase gives rise to the protein MKRIVIKVGSGVLTESNSIAKVRMLKLVTLIAEIREKYDVILVSSGAVAAGYTSLKLDRKKQIGKKVLASVGQPILMSSYKKKFDTFEVEISQILLTEDDFDSRKRTEIFRQIIDTTLENDILPIINENDISTTPDQVFGDNDQLSAHVAHHTNSDILIILSDIDGYYDSNPHENKDAKLLKVVNSISKEALNQSHTPNNEFATGGIVTKLKAADYLLDKNRKMFLCSGYDLSAAREFLMEGVHNKGTLFKNS
- a CDS encoding RDD family protein; translation: MDNIKYAGFWVRFTASFLDTLFLALPVAVVIYFLSNGNWFDLSIYQQNLIYAMNGNAAAALAHQPQTSFTWELIFEISVLVVTIVFWRRWRGATPGKKIVKIKIVDAKTFDDITNKQAITRSLGYIISTIPFLLGFIIVAFRKDKRAFHDLLAGTAVIYDEDEREI
- the guaB gene encoding IMP dehydrogenase; translated protein: MRIRKRALTFEDVLLVPQYSEVLPKEVNLETKLTKNITLNIPMVSAAMDTVTEYRAAIAMARLGGIGIIHKNMDIETQCKQIRKVKKSESGIIIDPIYVYPDATLAEADALMNEYKISGVPVVDGHNKLLGILTNRDMRFEKDMRKTAKEVMTKMPLITATQGISLDEAADIMHKNKIEKLPIIDKDGFLKGLVTIKDIKKRIEYPNANKDDFGRLRVGGAIGVGQLDRAKALVDAGCDVLVLDSAHGHSKGIIDTVKKIKETLVVDVIAGNIATAEAAEALITAGVDGVKVGIGPGSICTTRIVAGVGVPQISAIDECAEVGRKHGVPIIADGGIKYSGDIAKALAVGASCIMAGSLLAGTEESPGETIMFQGRQYKSYRGMGSIGAMQKGSNDRYFQEGTAADKLVPEGIEGRVPFRGSIAGIIHQMMGGLRSSMGYCGSKSIEDFWKKAEFVEITSAGLKESHVHDVIITQEAPNYHI